In one window of Helianthus annuus cultivar XRQ/B chromosome 17, HanXRQr2.0-SUNRISE, whole genome shotgun sequence DNA:
- the LOC110925315 gene encoding putative nuclease HARBI1, which produces MASNPWWPSSSDDEEEMFFANAVLRAGQILIEEEEEDEEEEEEIGENVITTRIRINRDRQGAHEKLVNDYFSDEPLYNADIFRRRFRMSRRLFTRIANDLAGLDPFFTQRPDARNYEGFTTLQKCTAAIRQLAYGTVADALDEYLQMSARTTRECLYRFCHNVVKLYSKKYLRKPNAYDVQQLYQAHEARHGFPGMLGSIDCMHWGWHNCPTAWRGQYTRGDHGYPTVILEAVASQDLWIWHSFFGLPGSLNDLNVLYQSAIFTDVVDGTGPDTSFTVSGVEYRRGYYLADGIYPSWSTIVKTIPYPEDEKRKKFAKRQEAARKDIERAFGVLRKKWAIVAQRARAFTPKRLRLCMYACILLHNMIIEDEGRAICEYDENASWGNTVPVDPPQQDLNSFSLTNDFTHANLQQDLVEHIWNNVNIVEGDGAEDEDEDE; this is translated from the exons ATGGCTTCTAATCCTTGGTGGCCCTCGTCTTCGGATGACGAAGAGGAGATGTTTTTCGCAAACGCTGTTCTACGGGCGGGACAGATTTTAatcgaagaggaagaggaagacgaagaggaagaggaagaaattGGTGAAAATGTTATTACCACACGAATACGCATTAACAGAGACCGCCAAG GAGCGCACGAGAAATTGGTGAACGATTATTTTTCGGATGAGCCACTTTACAACGCCGACATTTTTAGACGCAGGTTCCGAATGAGTCGCCGCTTATTCACAAGGATTGCCAATGATTTGGCGGGGCTAGACCCGTTTTTCACGCAACGTCCGGATGCTCGAAATTATGAAGGGTTTACAACGTTACAAAAGTGTACTGCGGCCATTCGACAACTGGCGTACGGGACAGTGGCCGACGCTTTGGACGAGTACTTACAGATGTCGGCAAGAACTACGCGGGAATGTTTGTATCGGTTTTGCCATAATGTGGTGAAACTGTATAGCAAAAAATATTTGCGGAAACCAAACGCGTATGATGTTCAACAGTTGTACCAAGCGCATGAAGCAAGGCACGGGTTTCCGGGAATGCTTGGTAGCATTGATTGTATGCATTGGGGGTGGCATAATTGCCCGACTGCGTGGCGCGGCCAATATACGCGAGGTGATCACGGCTATCCAACTGTGATACTTGAAGCTGTGGCATCACAAGATTTGTGGATATGGCATTCTTTCTTTGGTCTCCCTGGTTCACTCAACGACCTTAACGTGTTATACCAATCGGCCATCTTTACCGATGTCGTTGATGGAACGGGACCGGACACAAGTTTTACAGTTTCTGGGGTTGAGTATAGACGTGGGTATTATCTTGCTGACGGGATATATCCGTCTTGGTCTACAATTGTGAAGACTATTCCGTATCCCGAGGACGAAAAACGGAAAAAATTTGCCAAGCGTCAAGAAGCTGCAAGAAAAGACATCGAACGCGCTTTTGGTGTCTTACGAAAAAAATGGGCCATCGTTGCACAACGGGCACGTGCGTTCACCCCAAAAAGGCTGCGTCTTTGTATGTACGCTTGCATTTTGCTCCATAACATGATTATTGAAGACGAAGGTCGGGCGATTTGTGAGTATGATGAGAATGCATCTTGGGGGAACACTGTCCCGGTTGATCCCCCACaacaggatttaaactcgttcTCGCTAACAAACGACTTCACGCATGCAAACCTTCAACAAGATTTGGTAGAACATATTTGGAACAACGTTAACATTGTGGAGGGTGACGGAGCCGAAGACGAAGACGAAGACGAGTAG